The following proteins are encoded in a genomic region of Dermatophagoides farinae isolate YC_2012a chromosome 8, ASM2471394v1, whole genome shotgun sequence:
- the LOC124495520 gene encoding uncharacterized protein LOC124495520, translating to MSYNNSNNSSNISTTSGCTGFIAHSINPTRCRKCYKDISEHRQQQQQQQRQQSLNDSTGLQPSSSSENQRFRTPQRSSSLKLDSSSDYSQSVSFTLKPKCVKFSDTKNDANNGNENFDRKKTITNDNENDDDPIDVAFTVCVKKPTKTLSSSSSSSSSTAENFNKNEHDYQSRIQELSKELTKSKEKIVLLESKNKEFENMRKTFAKTAESGQESIKQNFDEMAKLKQRVVDMENEIKTLKNEKKTLEDRMKRTNNNNDSVNELRNKLIQSEKIIAQLTQENEDIKKDVKELEVEFQELHDNFREDQSSEFRVIKHELETMSKNCRVLQFKLKKAERTVEQLDNEKLDMQKQLHDLYETAQMDVDKRKMKELENELSIAKEVSLKLHAEIEQLKEERLLDMEQLQQLQEQQRNKNKLTTTTTTTTTNDSGRKPFGKLSPSPSFDQSTKDYEQVVRDLYDTMEREKDLQEQLKFSEEETRTTRKKLSTMEQENEILMLQIRKMTLKNNQTKDDDESESDELNPEEMKLHLELYEQEMIVLRRKTDELEQENENFQQEIKYLQDKLVSQPITKMEIPEIPAGSPVNVIYDHKIKILETEARELRKKLVDKEKENESLRTEVELHRRRTSKVINRSRSLDSEGQSLDMKKQLQLFEQEANILRQKMIALENENEKLLNENKRLQLRISKKPPPGPADQLQMENIELKDKIRELERKCDSLKTDLMNTKLNTETTETETDFIGNLKKQLRQKENDLSNQQSKLAKMDIEMAKINREYKKLKDSLNPRRRVNRVIRETATRLELKEIIKEMEEELEHLQTNIRGKDAFIENLAEEVSELKRSIQESEQQQKSGNNMNGVKNSQQHETSQVNDLKKRLEEEQHRTKSLQEKLDKLVQTTSIANSISHNKNNGNENEHKIKDLEANIQRYKTNADDLNNKLSEFIQNNKQLNDDNGKLRQQLEQFNEQIDVLTNKLKASEKFEKELNNKLDEMKKELERVRNLNSQLIINDVDSNTKTKTTAITASGDNRSITLQKECNELKRRLDESRMTINELQTQIDRQRNEFKGKEAKIRDEFNQKIEITSKNVRKEVHFELQSLREESTNYKNRSTELATKLEKSEKEVKELNEKLKSNNVQVRKEQNELMEKIQGLENQLKSEQRKRERLEKEIENVGRGREEELLRSQERIVQLEREIRRQQAKLDDVEYDYTNRINSSEKELNKIKQDYDDLTNKYEMLEKDFVDLKSRAVAEKGTLVEAVESLKKSYEEKLNEIKSLKETSMSQRKEWYKEKLTLQERVADLESKLNKANLIEEERNRLKMLMTEKENLLNSYRKEERVHNEERERNRIKMDALQTRIGELERVERNTRFMSITGRAQVDKELQDYRIRLEHSETSHKGELAALHAEYEGRMRLLGEEVEHLQQQMVHLAQERDRYRESLEKSNKDQGTFKGTFRNEIEDLHSQLRIVRTDLEGALLENRNLKIQHGTEKSTWQIQLAEYKTQINQLEERILLETRGSTRNYARTKMELAWEKERQENLRLLQDTQKFIQELRDKLMGIESLREKEREEARRQLLELKTNMDKEHVETQQKIAELQFDLLALKEVHARLKSQNERYKRERGMFEKAKIDFIDIEMAELRKIVDSITQKSSTTANSSMKTVRSTTQQTTLNNNKQEEIVETINQLKERLHSRYNEIIQEARAASQISVSSNLNGRYTGGSSTSLASATNLPPPSHIKRAPPRLKMVKKSLSLDQQLRGASQERIWDSDHSLNSTPNSSISNLRSRYAYGGGYESDSSGSGFFAPSNTLLRLRPGFTKDSSFAGGSDSDTSAISAAEPKKSLKERFKIRKSTKSSDDEALKQNLTLQGFEKSPIELAKQREKKEKSLRYKISKTLSKTFSRSASVLSETPEIQSSKQQQQQQSTSRTKSPTRSKSPEIKKLYQESSPMVIPGIAQLKQKPLHSNLAIPPSKRSPPPKIKIYRTETNV from the exons ATGAGTTAtaataacagcaacaacagcagtaATATTTCGACTACGAGCGGCTGTACAGGATTCATTGCACATTCAATTAATCCGACAAGATGTCGAAAATGTTACAAAGATATCAGCGAAcatcgtcaacaacaacaacaacaacaacgacaacaatcgTTAAATGATTCAACTGGCTtacagccatcatcatcatcag aaaatcaacgATTCCGTACACCGCAACGTagttcatcattaaaattggATTCATCATCTGATTATTCACAATCGGTTTCATTTACATTGAAACCGAAATGTGTAAAATTTTCCGATACAAAAAACGATGCTAATAAtggcaatgaaaattttgatcgtaaaaaaaccatcaccaatgataatgaaaatgatgatgatccgatCGATGTGGCATTTACCGTTTGTGTTAAGAAACCAACCAAaacgttatcatcatcatcatcatcatcgtcatcgacggctgaaaatttcaacaaaaatgaacatgATTATCAAAGTCGTATACAAGAATTGAGTAAAGAATTAACCAaatcaaaggaaaaaattgttctacttgaaagtaaaaataaagaatttgaaaacatG cgcAAAACTTTTGCCAAAACAGCAGAAAGTGGCCAAGAATCGATTAAAcagaattttgatgaaatggCTAAACTAAAACAACGTGTTGTCGatatggaaaatgaaattaaaacattgaaaaatgaaaagaaaacattggAAGATAGAATGAAACGaaccaataacaataacgatTCTGTGAATGAATTACGAAATAAACTTATACAATCGGAAAAAATAATCGCACAACTTACGCAAGAAAATGAAGACATAAAAAAAGATGTCAAAGAATTGGAAGTAGAATTTCAAGAATTACATGACAATTTTCGTGAAGATCAATCATCTGAATTTCGTGTGATAAAACATGAACTAGAAACAATGTCAAAAAATTGTCGTGTTCtgcaatttaaattgaaaaaagccGAACGAACTGTCGAACAAttagataatgaaaaattggacATGCAAAAACAATTGCATGATCTTTATGAAACAGCTCAGATGGATGTGGATAAACgtaaaatgaaagaattggaaaatgaaCTATCTATTGCTAAAGAAGTATCGTTAAAATTACATGCCGAAATTGAACAGCTCAAAGAAGAACGGCTACTAGATATGGAACAATTGCAACAATTACAAGAACAgcaacgaaataaaaataaattgacaacaacaacaacaacaacaacaacaaatgatagTGGCCGTAAACCATTTGgaaaattatcaccatcaccatcgttTGATCAAAGCACAAAAGATTATGAACAAGTTGTTCGTGATCTATACGATACAATGGAACGTGAAAAAGATCTACAAGAACAGCTTAAATTTTCTGAAGAAGAAACACGTacgacaagaaaaaaattgtcaacaatGGAACAGGAGAATGAAATTCTAATGTTACAAATACGGAAAATGactttgaaaaataatcaaactaAAG atgatgatgaaagtgaaagtgatgaattgaatcctGAAGAAATGAAACTTCATCTTGAATTATATGAACAAGAAATGATTGTCTTGAGGCGAAAAACCGATGAGCTGGAACAggagaatgaaaattttcaacaagaaATTAAATATCTACAAGACAAATTAGTATCACAACCAATAACGAAAATGGAAATACCAGAAATACCGGCCGGATCACCAGTAAATGTTATTTATGATCATAAGATTAAAATACTTGAAACTGAAGCACGTgaattacgaaaaaaattagtggataaagaaaaagaaaatgaaagtCTTCGTACCGAAGTTGAACTACATAGACGACGAACATCGAAAGTGATTAATCGTAGCCGTAGTTTAGATTCTGAAGGACAATCATTGgatatgaaaaaacaattacaacTATTCGAACAAGAAGCAAACATTTTGCGACAAAAAATGATCGCATtagagaatgaaaatgagaaactattgaatgaaaataaacggCTACAATTACGTATTAGTAAAAAACCTCCACCGGGACCTGCCGATCAATTGCAAAtggaaaacattgaattaaaaGACAAAATACGTGAACTGGAACGTAAATgtgattcattgaaaactGATCTAATGAATACAAAATTGAATACAGAGACGACTGAAACTGAAACGGATTTTATTGGCAAtctaaaaaaacaattgcgACAGAAAGAGAACGATCTGTCCAATCAGCAATCCAAATTGGCAAAGATGGATATCGAAATGGCCAAAATCAATcgtgaatataaaaaacttAAAGACTCTTTAAATCCAAG ACGAAGAGTAAATCGTGTGATACGAGAAACAGCTACACGTTTGgaattgaaagaaataaTCAAAGAAATGGAAGAAGAACTAGAACATTTACAGACGAATATACGTGGTAAAGATGCGTTCATTGAGAATCTGGCCGAAGAGGTGTCCGAATTAAAACGATCAATACAGGAATCagaacagcaacaaaaatctGGTAACAACATGAATGGTGTTAAAAATTCTCAACAACATGAAACAAGTCAAgtgaatgatttgaaaaaacgaTTGGAAGAGGAACAACATCGTACGAAAAGTTTGCAAGAGAAATTAGACAAATTGGTACAAACAACATCAATAGCCAATAGTATTAgtcataataaaaacaatggcaatgaaaatgaacataaAATCAAAGATCTAGAAGCCAATATACAACGATATAAAACTAATgctgatgatttgaataataaattatcggaatttattcaaaataacaaacaattgaatgatgataatggtaaacTACGACAACAACTAGAACAATTCAATGAACAGATCGATGTATtgacaaataaattaaaagcaagtgaaaaatttgaaaaagaattgaacaacaaacttgatgaaatgaaaaaagaattggaacGTGTACGGAATTTGAACAGCCAGCttataataaatgat GTCGATTCTAATACAAAAACTAAAACAACTGCTATTACTGCTAGTGGTGATAATCGATCCATTACCTTGCAAAAAGAATGCAATGAACTTAAACGAAGATTGGACGAATCTCGTATGACCATTAATGAATTACAGACACAAATTGATAGACAACGGAATGAATTCAAAGGAAAAGAGGCCAAAATTCGTgatgaatttaatcaaaaaatagaaataacaTCAAAAAATGTACGAAAAGAAGTACACTTTGAATTACAATCATTACGAGAAGAATCGACCAATTATAAGAATCGTTCAACAGAATTGGCAACAAAATTAGAAAAGTCTGAAAAAGAAgtaaaagaattgaatgaaaaacttaAATCCAATAATGTTCAGGTGAGAAAAGAACAGAAtgaattgatggaaaaaattcaaggattagagaatcaattgaaaagtGAACAACGAAAACGTGAACGATTGGAGAAAGAGATTGAAAATGTTGGCCGTGGCCGTGAAGAGGAATTATTACGATCACAAGAAAGAATTGTTCAATTGGAGCGTGAAATCCGTCGTCAGCAGGCCAaacttgatgatgttgaatatGATTATACGAATCGTATCAATTCaagtgaaaaagaattgaacaaaatcaaacaagattatgatgatttgacgaataaatatgaaatgcttgaaaaagattttgttgatttgaaatcACGAGCTGTGGCCGAAAAAGGAACTCTTGTCGAAGCTGTTGagtcattaaaaaaaagctatgaagaaaaattgaatgaaataaaatcattgaaagaaACATCGATGAG TCAACGAAAAGAATggtataaagaaaaattgaccCTACAAGAACGTGTTGCCGATCTGGAATCAAAACTCAATAAAGCTAATTTGATTGAAGAGGAACGTAACCGACttaaaatgttgatgacggaaaaagaaaatcttctAAATTCATATCGTAAAGAGGAACGTGTTCATAATGAAGAACGTGAACGTAATCGTATCAAAATGGATGCACTACAAACAAGAATTGGTGAACTTGAACGAGTGGAACGGAATACTAGATTTATGAGTATTACTGGTCGTGCACAAGTCGATAAAGAGTTACAAGACTATCGTATACGATTAGAACATTCAGAAACATCACATAAAGGCGAATTGGCTGCATTACATGCCGAATATGAAGGTCGTATGAGATTATTGGGCGAAGAAGTTGAacatttacaacaacaaatggtgCATTTAGCACAGGAACGTGATAGATATCGtgaatcattggaaaaatctAACAAAGACCAGGGAACATTTAAGGGCACTtttcgaaatgaaattgaagatCTTCATTCTCAATTACGTATCGTTCGAACCGATTTGGAGGGAGCATTGTTGGAAAATCGTAATCTGAAAATTCAACATGGAACAGAAAAAAGTACATGGCAAATACAGTTGGCCGAATATAAAACacagatcaatcaattagaGGAAAGGATTTTATTAGAGACACGAGGCTCAACTAGAAATTATGCTCGTACAAAAATGGAATTAGCATGGGAAAAGGAACGACAAGAAAACTTGCGGTTATTGCAGGATAcgcaaaaattcattcaagaaTTACGTGATAAATTGATGGGTATTGAAAGTCTTCGTGAAAAAGAACGTGAAGAAGCACGTCGACAGTTGTTAGAATTGAAGACAAACATGGATAAAGAACATGTTGAAACTCAGCAAAAAATTGCCGAacttcaatttgatttgttagCATTGAAAGAAGTGCACGCAAGACTAAAATCCCAAAATGAACGCTATAAACGAGAACGTGGAATGTTCGAAAAAGCTAAAATAGATTTTATTGACATTGAAATGGCTGAATTGCGTAAAATAGTTGATTCGATAACACAGAAATCATCGACGACTGccaattcatcaatgaaaactGTTCGTTCAACTACCCAACAAACTACattaaataataacaaacaagaaGAGATTGTTGAAACTATCAATCAACTTAAGGAACGGTTACATTCTAGATATAATGAAATCATACAGGAAGCACGAGCCGCATCACAAATTAGTGTCTCATCAAATCTAAATGGCCGTTATACTGGCGGTTCAAGTACATCATTAGCATCGGCAACAAATCTACCACCACCAAGTCATATAAAGCGTGCACCGCCTCGACTTAAAATGGTCAAGAAATCATTATCGTTGGATCAACAGCTTCGTGGTGCTTCACAAGAACGAATCTGGGATTCAgatcattcattgaacaGTACACCAAATTCATCCATTAGTAATCTTCGTAGTCGTTATGCATATGGTGGTGGCTATGAATCCGATTCATCTGGATCAGGATTTTTTGCTCCATCCAATACATTGCTTCGTTTGAGGCCAGGATTCACAAAAGATTCATCATTCGCTGGTGGAAGTGATTCAGATACCAGTGCTATTTCAGCAgctgaaccaaaaaaatctCTTAAAGAAAGATTTAAAATtcgaaaatcaacaaaatcatctgatgatgaagcGTTAAAACAGAATCTCACATTGCAAGGATTTGAAAAAAGTCCAATTGAATTGGCTAAACAACgtgaaaagaaagagaaaagtCTTCGATATAAAATATCTAAAACATTGTCCAAAACATTCTCTCGTAGTGCATCCGTATTATCGGAAACACCGGAAATACAATCttcgaaacaacaacaacaacaacaatcaactaGTAGGACTAAATCACCGACAAGATCAAAATCACCTGAAATAAAAAAG CTCTATCAAGAATCTAGTCCTATGGTCATTCCTGGTATAGCCCAATTGAAACAGAAACCATTGCATTCAAATCTGGCCATACCACCATCAAAACGTTCACCACCgccgaaaataaaaatctatcGTACCGAAAcaaatgtatga